A single window of Granulicella mallensis MP5ACTX8 DNA harbors:
- a CDS encoding helix-turn-helix domain-containing protein: MKKTIPGWDDTRITSSSGNIFVDLGFDEAEAQIMAMRVELMVSIEKHIAAQGWTQAEAAKRLGITQPRVSKLKKGAWDEFSVDMLLTLAARAGLHPELRLAA; encoded by the coding sequence ATGAAAAAGACAATTCCAGGATGGGACGATACTCGAATTACCTCAAGCTCTGGCAACATATTCGTCGATCTGGGGTTCGATGAAGCTGAAGCCCAGATCATGGCCATGCGCGTAGAACTCATGGTCAGCATAGAAAAGCACATTGCCGCGCAAGGCTGGACACAGGCCGAAGCTGCCAAACGACTGGGGATTACTCAGCCTCGTGTCTCCAAACTCAAAAAGGGAGCCTGGGACGAGTTTAGTGTGGATATGCTATTGACCTTGGCCGCACGCGCTGGTTTACATCCTGAACTACGCTTGGCAGCCTAG
- a CDS encoding response regulator, whose translation MRPRKTILCVDDNEQVLSVRKFLLETRGYRVLAMRTAAEALEYLQVAMQGSVDLLMSEVILSQMDGNELVRRAKQLHPCLPALLVSGTVSNFDRAVAADAFLPKGACTPAEMLDRIRILVARKRGPKKQVQSVMGAPAQMAVAS comes from the coding sequence ATGCGCCCTCGTAAGACGATTTTGTGTGTGGATGACAATGAACAGGTTCTCTCAGTGCGGAAGTTTTTGCTCGAAACGCGCGGCTATCGCGTTCTCGCTATGCGCACAGCAGCCGAAGCCCTGGAATACCTCCAGGTGGCGATGCAGGGATCTGTAGACCTGCTGATGTCGGAAGTGATCCTGTCGCAGATGGATGGCAATGAACTGGTCCGACGGGCCAAGCAACTGCATCCTTGCCTGCCGGCACTCCTGGTATCGGGAACTGTGTCGAACTTCGACCGAGCGGTCGCCGCAGACGCTTTTCTACCCAAGGGCGCATGTACTCCAGCCGAGATGCTCGACCGTATTCGAATCCTCGTCGCCCGCAAGCGTGGGCCGAAGAAGCAGGTGCAGTCCGTCATGGGCGCACCTGCGCAGATGGCAGTGGCGAGCTAG
- a CDS encoding PhzF family phenazine biosynthesis protein produces MIRKLEYSVMDVFAEKPLEGNPLAVFHDARSLSGDEMQALARETNLAETTFVLPSDDAEDERINGVQVRIFTTEEELPFAGHPTLGTATWLYSNHPTLRGAESITLRLKVGPITVRFEPCREGEHGVRATMKQNDPVFGKTHDRSEVAAALGLQVGDLSAEHEPQTVSTGMAFCIVPLRSIEVLRQLQISQREASAWLVKSDAKFFYCVAPTGQAEGPQWRARMQFYGGEDPATGSAAGCCISWFVRHGLVQSEAPVVIEQGIEILRPSRITAQANLENGEVRYVHVSGRTIPVAIGSFFLP; encoded by the coding sequence ATGATCCGCAAACTCGAATACTCTGTGATGGATGTTTTTGCCGAAAAGCCGCTGGAAGGCAATCCACTGGCCGTGTTTCATGATGCCCGTTCGCTCTCGGGAGATGAGATGCAGGCCCTGGCGCGGGAGACGAATCTCGCCGAAACGACCTTTGTCCTGCCCAGTGATGACGCGGAGGACGAACGTATCAACGGGGTCCAGGTGAGGATCTTTACCACGGAGGAGGAATTGCCCTTTGCCGGGCATCCTACGCTTGGCACGGCGACCTGGCTGTACTCCAACCATCCGACGCTGCGCGGAGCCGAGAGCATCACTTTGCGCCTCAAGGTGGGGCCGATTACGGTTCGGTTCGAACCTTGCCGCGAGGGAGAGCACGGCGTGCGCGCGACGATGAAACAGAACGACCCTGTATTTGGGAAGACGCATGATCGCTCGGAGGTGGCAGCGGCTCTGGGGCTGCAGGTGGGCGATCTGTCCGCAGAGCATGAGCCGCAGACGGTCTCGACCGGGATGGCGTTCTGTATCGTCCCGTTACGCTCGATAGAGGTGTTGCGGCAGTTGCAGATCTCCCAGCGCGAGGCGTCGGCGTGGCTCGTGAAGAGCGATGCGAAGTTTTTCTACTGCGTCGCTCCTACCGGGCAGGCGGAGGGGCCGCAATGGCGGGCCCGCATGCAGTTCTACGGAGGCGAAGATCCGGCGACAGGATCGGCTGCCGGTTGTTGCATCTCATGGTTCGTGCGGCACGGACTTGTACAATCAGAGGCACCGGTTGTGATAGAGCAGGGAATCGAGATTCTCAGGCCCAGCCGGATCACAGCGCAGGCGAACCTCGAGAATGGCGAAGTTCGTTACGTGCATGTTTCGGGGCGCACCATTCCTGTTGCAATTGGCTCGTTTTTCCTGCCTTGA
- a CDS encoding type II toxin-antitoxin system RelE/ParE family toxin: MGTIKPLEFLGNSRDDLREFPVEVRRAIGAELLRVQLGVMPTDFKPMPAVGKGAYEIRVRLDGAWRVLYVAKFNEAVYVLHAFQKKTQQTAKEDIDLAAKRYKMIGE; this comes from the coding sequence ATGGGCACGATCAAACCCCTCGAGTTCCTCGGTAATAGCCGCGATGATCTTCGCGAATTCCCGGTAGAGGTCCGCCGTGCCATTGGAGCAGAACTACTACGCGTTCAACTGGGCGTCATGCCCACCGATTTCAAGCCAATGCCAGCCGTTGGTAAAGGCGCCTACGAAATACGTGTCCGTCTCGATGGCGCCTGGCGTGTCCTCTACGTCGCCAAGTTCAATGAAGCTGTTTATGTGCTGCACGCATTCCAAAAGAAGACACAACAGACCGCCAAAGAAGACATTGATCTCGCGGCCAAACGTTACAAGATGATTGGAGAATGA
- a CDS encoding peroxiredoxin, translated as MSLRINDVAPDFTAETTQGTVHFHEWIGDNWAVLFSHPKDFTPVCTTELGAVAALETQFAQRGAKVIGLSVDPVESHGKWAQDIEDVGGHKVNYPIIGDPELKIAKLYDMLAAEDGDSCEGRTPANNAPVRTVFIVGPDKRIKLQIAYPMTTGRNFDEIIRVLDSMQLTAKHKVATPANWKQGEDIIITGAVSNEEADKIFPGYKTVKPYLRTAAQPK; from the coding sequence ATGTCTCTCCGCATCAACGATGTAGCCCCCGACTTTACCGCAGAAACCACCCAGGGCACAGTCCACTTCCACGAGTGGATCGGCGACAACTGGGCGGTGCTCTTCTCACACCCCAAGGACTTCACGCCCGTCTGCACCACTGAGCTCGGCGCGGTTGCCGCCCTGGAGACCCAGTTCGCCCAACGTGGCGCCAAGGTCATCGGCCTGTCGGTCGATCCCGTCGAGAGCCACGGCAAGTGGGCGCAGGACATCGAGGATGTAGGTGGACACAAGGTCAACTATCCGATCATCGGCGACCCCGAACTGAAGATCGCCAAGCTCTATGACATGCTGGCTGCCGAAGACGGCGATAGCTGCGAAGGCCGTACCCCCGCCAACAACGCCCCTGTACGCACGGTCTTCATCGTCGGCCCCGACAAGCGCATCAAGCTGCAGATCGCCTACCCAATGACCACCGGCCGCAACTTCGACGAGATCATCCGCGTGCTCGACTCCATGCAGCTCACCGCGAAGCACAAGGTCGCGACGCCGGCTAACTGGAAGCAGGGCGAAGATATCATCATCACCGGTGCTGTCTCCAACGAAGAAGCCGACAAGATCTTCCCGGGCTACAAGACGGTGAAGCCGTATCTGCGTACGGCGGCTCAACCTAAGTAG